A window of the Emys orbicularis isolate rEmyOrb1 chromosome 1, rEmyOrb1.hap1, whole genome shotgun sequence genome harbors these coding sequences:
- the FOXRED2 gene encoding FAD-dependent oxidoreductase domain-containing protein 2, with protein sequence MMALPAAQCAWGLLLTFTFYMGSSCTDGASVLKHHNYCIIGAGPSGLQMAYFLQRAGRDYLVFERSHAPGSFFALYPRHRKLISINKRHTGKSNSEFNLRHDWNSLLSHDSRLLFRHYSHDFFPEADTMVHYLEDFASMLELRVQYNTAIIRVRLERDSQAWNGHYFILTDHNSQNYRCSLLLVATGTWVPNVVNFPGSEYVEGYESVSINPEDFAGQSVLILGRGNSAFETAENILGVTNFIHMVSRSRVRLSWATHYVGDLRAINNGLLDTYQLKSLDGLLEGDLEDLAIVKDKKGKLHITLKFYLENSNSSAGAESITLPQDELDNFATRAPYDRVIRCLGWKFDFSIYNRSLRLMPGKGNKKKYPLIKPSYESRGTRGLFVLGTASHSIDFRKSAGGFIHGFRYTTRAVHHLLEHRHHGVPWPSSVYPITQLTNSIIKRVNEASGLYQMFSVLGDIILLRENATAFEYLEEYPVGILAELELHTGRKAHNGLFVVIMEYGKNFSGADKDVFYYNRAVGEAQHAWQSNFLHPVIYYYKRLPTVREMRLRPPDWPLPRPDAVHHIVEDFLTDWTAPNAHILPLRRFLENCLDTDLRSFFAESCFLFALTHQKLPPFCQQGYMRMQGLVGNERLRHHAVEAGLLEDHTVMHFTDELLGGQRGSRDQLLKDHVIPGSPLHYLVTTKDEL encoded by the exons ATgatggccctgcctgctgcccagtGTGCATGGGGCCTGCTCCTAACCTTTACCTTCTACATGGGCTCTTCCTGCACTGACGGTGCCTCCGTCCTTAAACACCACAACTATTGCATCATTGGTGCTGGCCCCTCAGGCTTGCAGATGGCCTATTTCCTCCAACGTGCAGGCCGGGACTATTTGGTCTTTGAGCGTAGCCATGCGCCTGGCAGCTTCTTTGCCCTTTATCCACGCCATCGCAAGCTCATCAGCATCAATAAACGACACACTGGCAAGTCCAACAGCGAGTTCAATCTTCGCCATGACTGGAACTCCCTTCTCAGCCATGACAGCCGACTGCTTTTCCGACACTACTCTCATGACTTCTTCCCTGAGGCTGACACCATGGTGCATTACCTTGAAGACTTTGCTTCTATGTTGGAGCTCCGGGTTCAATACAACACTGCCATCATCCGTGTGAGACTGGAGAGGGACTCACAGGCATGGAATGGCCATTACTTCATTCTTACAGACCATAACAGCCAGAACTACAGATGCAG CCTATTGTTGGTAGCCACTGGAACATGGGTTCCCAATGTGGTAAACTTCCCCGGCTCGGAATATGTTGAGGGCTATGAATCTGTGTCCATCAACCCAGAGGACTTTGCTGGCCAGAGTGTGTTGATCTTGGGTCGGGGAAACTCTGCCTTCGAGACAGCAGAAAACATTCTGGGCGTCACCAATTTCATACACATGGTGAGCCGCTCCCGCGTTCGCCTCTCTTGGGCCACCCACTACGTTGGAGATTTAAG AGCAATTAACAATGGCCTCCTAGATACATACCAGCTGAAGTCTTTGGATGGGCTCCTGGAGGGTGACTTGGAAGATCTGGCTATTGTCAAGGATAAAAAAGGGAAGCTGCACATCACTCTCAAATTCTATCTGGAGAACAGCAACAGCAGTGCAGGTGCAGAATCCATCACTCTCCCACAGGATGAGCTGGACAACTTTGCCACCCGGGCACCCTACGACCGTGTCATCCGCTGCCTGGGTTGGAAGTTTGACTTCTCCATATACAACAG ATCTCTTAGACTGATGCCAGGGAAAGGGAATAAGAAGAAGTATCCTCTGATCAAACCCAGTTATGAGTCAAGAGGCACCCGGGGGCTCTTTGTTCTGGGCACTGCTAGCCACTCTATCGACTTCAGGAAATCTGCTGGGGGCTTTATCCATGGATTCCGATATACAA CTCGTGCTGTCCATCACTTGTTGGAACATCGTCATCACGGAGTCCCCTGGCCATCATCAGTCTACCCCATTACACAGCTGACAAATTCCATCATCAAACGGGTGAATGAGGCGTCTGGACTATACCAGATGTTCAGTGTCCTGGGTGACATCATTCTgctgagaga GAATGCCACGGCATTTGAGTACCTGGAGGAGTATCCAGTCGGGATCCTGGCAGAGCTGGAATTGCACACAGGGAGAAAGGCCCACAACGGGCTCTTTGTTGTCATCATGGAGTATGGGAAGAATTTCTCTGGGGCTGACAAAGATGTCTTCTACTACAACCGAGCAGTGGGGGAGGCACAACATGCCTGGCAGTCTAACTTCCTGCATCCTGTTATTTATTACTACAAACGACTCCCCACAG TGCGTGAGATGAGGCTTCGTCCTCCAGACTGGCCTCTCCCCCGCCCGGATGCTGTCCATCATATTGTGGAGGATTTCCTGACAGACTGGACTGCCCCAAACGCCCATATCCTCCCACTTAGACGCTTCCTGGAGAATTGCCTGGACACTGACCTGCGCAGCTTCTTTGCAG AGTCCTGTTTCCTGTTTGCTCTGACTCATCAGAAGCTGCCTCCCTTTTGTCAGCAGGGATACATGCGAATGCAAGGGCTTGTGGGTAACGAAAGACTTAGGCACCATGCAGTGGAAGCCGGCCTACTGGAGGACCACACTGTTATGCACTTTACAGATGAACTGCTTGGTGGCCAGAGAGGTTCACGTGACCAGTTGCTGAAGGATCACGTGATACCAGGTAGCCCCCTACATTATCTTGTGACTACCAAGGATGAACTTTAA